Proteins encoded together in one Triticum dicoccoides isolate Atlit2015 ecotype Zavitan chromosome 7B, WEW_v2.0, whole genome shotgun sequence window:
- the LOC119336573 gene encoding 50S ribosomal protein L24, chloroplastic-like → MAGMAALQGAMGALSVSAASTSAFWGNPLAATFSAAPSGVRFMAKTSPIEMRLKRWERKKCKPNSLPMLHKMHVRVGDTVQVIAGREKGKVGEVVRLYKHNSTVIVKDLNLKSKHKKGTEDEPGEIVMIEGPIHSSNMMLYSKEKNVTSRVGHKILEDGTKVRYLKKTGEVIDSVDNWVKVFKEGDSESSS, encoded by the exons ATGGCCGGCATGGCGGCGCTGCAGGGCGCCATGGGGGCGCTCTCCGTCTCGGCCGCGAGCACCAGCGCATTCTGGGGCAACCCGCTCGCCGCCACCTTCTCCGCCGCGCCGTCTGGG GTCAGATTCATGGCCAAGACAAGCCCAATTGAAATGAGG CTTAAGCGATGGGAACGGAAGAAGTGTAAGCCAAACAGTCTTCCTATGCTGCACAAGATGCATGTTAGGGTCGGCGACACGGTGCAGGTCATCGCAGGCCGTGAGAAAGGTAAAGTTGGGGAAGTCGTACGGCTTTATAAGCACAACAGCACTGTGATAGTGAAGGATCTGAACTTGAAGTCAAAGCACAAGAAAGGCACTGAGGATGAACCGGGTGAAATTGTCATG ATTGAAGGCCCCATTCATAGCTCGAACATGATGCTCTACTCAAAGGAGAAGAACGTGACGAGTAGGGTTGGGCACAAAATCCTCGAGGATGGCACCAAGGTCCGCTACCTGAAGAAGACCGGTGAAGTAATCGACAGCGTTGACAACTGGGTGAAGGTGTTCAAGGAAGGAGATTCTGAGTCATCATCGTAG